The following are encoded in a window of Loxodonta africana isolate mLoxAfr1 chromosome Y, mLoxAfr1.hap2, whole genome shotgun sequence genomic DNA:
- the LOC135229097 gene encoding zinc finger X-chromosomal protein-like isoform X2 has protein sequence MTQQEDEDLMDDARKLGHDGTSGITMDTESEIDPCKVDGTCPEVIKVYIFKADPGEDDLGGTVDIVESEPENDHGVELLDQNSSIRVPREKMVYMTVNDSQQEDEDLNVAEIADEVYMEVIVGEEDAAVAAAAAAAVHEQQMDDSEIKTFVPIAWAAAYGNNSDGIENRNGTASALLHIDESAGLGRVTKQKPKKRRRPDSRQYQTAIIIGPDGHPLTVYPCMICGKKFKSRGFLKRHMKNHPEHLTKKKYRCTDCDYTTNKKISLHNHLESHKLTSKAEKAIECDECGKHFSHTGALFTHKMVHKEKGSSKMHKCKFCEYETAEQGLLNRHLLAVHSKNFPHICVECGKGFRHPSELKKHMRIHTGEKPYQCQYCEYRSADSSNLKTHVKTKHSKEMPYRCDICLLTFSDTKEVQQHAVIHQESKTHQCLHCDHKSSNSSDLKRHIISVHTKDYPHKCDMCDKGFHRPSELKKHVAAHKGKKMHQCRHCDFKIADPFVLSRHILSVHTKDLPFRCKRCRKGFRQQNELKKHMKTHSGRKVYQCEYCEYSTTDASGFKRHVISIHTKDYPHRCEHCKKGFRRPSEKNQHIMRHHKEVGLP, from the exons TGGATGATGCCCGCAAACTGGGACACGATGGTACCTCTGGAATAACCATGGACACAGAGTCTGAAATCGATCCTTGTAAAGTAGATGGCACTTGTCCTGAAGTCATCAAAGTCTATATTTTTAAAGCTGATCCTGGGGAAGATGACTTAG GTGGGACGGTAGACATTGTAGAAAGTGAGCCTGAGAATGATCATGGAGTTGAACTACTTGATCAGAATAGCAGTATTCGTGTTCCAAGGGAAAAGATGGTTTATATGACTGTAAATGACTCTCAGCAAGAAGATGAAGATTTAA ATGTTGCTGAAATCGCTGATGAAGTTTATATGGAAGTGATAGTAGGAGAGGAGGATGCTGCTGTTGCTGCAGCAGCAGCTGCTGCTGTGCATGAACAGCAAATGGATGACAGTgaaattaaaacttttgtgcCGATAGCATGGGCAGCTGCTTATG GTAATAATTCTGATGGAATTGAAAACCGGAATGGCACTGCAAGTGCCCTCTTGCACATAGATGAGTCTGCTGGGCTTGGCAGAGTGACTAAACAGAAAccaaagaaaaggagaagaccTGATTCCAGGCAGTACCAAACAG CAATAATTATTGGCCCTGATGGACATCCCTTGACTGTTTATCCTTGCATGATTTGTGGGAAGAAGTTTAAGTCGAGAGGCTTCTTGAAAAGGCACATGAAAAACCATCCTGAACATCTTACCAAGAAGAAATACCGCTGTACTGACTGTGATTACACTACCAACAAGAAGATAAGTTTACACAACCACCTAGAGAGCCACAAGTTGACCAGCAAGGCCGAGAAGGCCATTGAATGCGATGAGTGTGGGAAGCATTTCTCTCACACTGGGGCTTTGTTTACTCACAAAATGGTGCATAAGGAAAAGGGATCCAGCAAAATGCACAAGTGTAAATTCTGTGAATACGAGACAGCTGAGCAGGGGCTATTGAATCGCcaccttttggcagtccatagcaagaactttcctcatatttgtgtGGAGTGCGGTAAAGGTTTTCGTCACCCTTCAGAGCTGAAAAAGCACATGCGAATCCATACTGGGGAGAAACCCTACCAATGCCAGTACTGCGAATATAGGTCTGCAGACTCTTCTAACTTGAAAACTCATGTAAAAACTAAGCATAGTAAAGAGATGCCATATAGGTGTGACATTTGTCTTCTGACTTTCTCGGATACCAAAGAGGTGCAGCAACATGCTGTtatccaccaagaaagcaaaacaCACCAGTGTTTGCATTGCGACCACAAGAGTTCGAACTCAAGTGATTTGAAACGACACATAATTTCAGTTCACACGAAGGACTACCCCCACAAGTGTGACATGTGTGATAAGGGCTTTCACAGGCCTTCAGAACTCAAGAAACATGTGGCTGCCCACAAGGGTAAAAAAATGCACCAGTGTAGACATTGTGACTTTAAGATTGCAGACCCATTTGTTCTAAGTCGCCACATTCTCTCAGTCCACACAAAGGATCTTCCATTTAGGTGTAAGAGATGTAGAAAGGGATTTAGGCAACAGAATGAGCTTAAGAAGCATATGAAGACCCACAGTGGCAGGAAAGTGTATCAGTGTGAGTACTGTGAGTATAGCACTACGGATGCCTCAGGCTTTAAACGGCACGTTATTTCCATTCATACGAAAGACTATCCTCACCGTTGTGAGCACTGCAAGAAAGGGTTCCGGAGACCTTCAGAAAAGAACCAGCACATAATGAGGCATCATAAAGAAGTTGGCCTGCCCTAA